The Oscillatoria acuminata PCC 6304 genomic interval GTTCCAATTTTGTCCCGGTTGGACTCGGACCTCTATCCCATCAACAGGAGGAATCCGAATGGAGGTTCCCACCGGCGTTAAACCGCTTTGTAGAGATGGATTCATCCCGATCAGGGTTTCCGGTTTCAGTTCATATTGCGCGGCGATACTTTCCACGGTTTCACCATTTGCAATCCGATGACGTTGAATGCGATCGAGTATCGGAAGTCCCAACATTGCCGGACAATTATTCGTCTGGGATTCGGTATTAGCCCTGGCACTCCAGGGAGTCAGGGTCAAAGAGAGAAGAGTAGGCAAGAAAATCAGCCAACGAGATAACATCATAGCAATTCCAGAGTAAGTATCCAGAGTGAACCCTCTATCAAAGTTCAGGCTAATTTTGGAAAATCAAGGTTTTTGGTTGGATTCTAACATGATTTTTCAGCCACTGCACTCTCGCAGTCGTTTCCTATTGACCCCTGCTATCCACTCATCCCTGTTCTTCATAACCTATCAACACCATAATTTCCCAATGTTCCTACGAACATTGGAAAATGCTAGAAATTGGGCTCTTGCAAGTGGCCCAAATAACAACAATCCCGTCCGAATAACTCGAACGGGATTGTCTGTTATAAAGATTTTAAAAAAGGCCAAGGGCCTGTCTTATGAACACCTGAAAGGGGTGCGGTTTGTTATGGTTCTACTCTATCTGAACCTGGGGCGGAAGATGATCCCCCTTTGGATAGAACTGAACGAACCAGCAGACAGAGACATGAGACAGAAGGTCCCTGCTTAGGACTGGATTTAGCCTAAAATTCCGGCAATCATGCCAACGAGTAAAACAAATCCGATCGCCACATTTTGACCGAAAATCTGGCCGTAAGTGGTTCTGGCAATGTCTTCCTGGCGCAGTTGGAGATATTCCCAACTCCACAGCAGAACGGCGATCGCCACCGCAACCCAAAAGGGGAAGGTCAGATTTAACCGAACCCCCTCCCAAATCAACAATCCAGCAGTCGCCAAAAAGAACAAAGCAACCGCTTCTGCCGCCCGACTGCCAAAAAATAAGGCGCTGGAGTTCACCCCCAACCGGCGATCATCCTCGCGATCGCTCATGGCATACACCGTATCAAATCCCAAGGTCCATAACACCGTGGCCCCCCATAAAATCCAGGTGGCGGTCTCTAAGTGAGATGCTGCTGCACTCCAGCTAATCAGCACCGCAAATCCCCAGGCGATGGACAACACCAACTGAGGCACTGGAAACACTCGTTTCGCCAGAGGATAGCCAATAATCACCGGAACTGCTGCTACCGATAAGCCAAAACTGAGGGGATTGAGATACAGTGCCAGAATCCCTGCACAGACAAAGGCCACGATTGCAACAACAATGCCAATTTTGATGGACAATTCGCGGGATGCCAAAGGGCGATCGCGCGTGCGTTCCACCTGCGGATCAATATCCCGATCCCACAGATCATTCACCACGCAACCAGCGGCACTGGTTGCCAAAGACCCTAAAATAATCACCCCAACCAGAAGTACCGGGGGCGTTCCTTCCGCCGCCAAAAATACGGCCCACAGCGCCGGAATCATTAAAATCAGGCGTCCGGCAGGTTTATTCCACCGTAACAGCCGGATGACCACTTGCCAGGTTGGTTCGCTTGGGTTGGGTTGTGACGTCACCATTACATTTACTTAAATTAATTCGCGAGATGTTTCATTAATACGATATCGTTATCTTGGGTTCAACAGTGGAATCGATCCCTAACCCCGGGATATCGGTTGGATGCATTCTCGTCATCCAGAGCGAAAATTTGTCAATGCCTGAATTAGCAACCTCCGGGTGAGTTAAGCCAATCCAACACAAAGAATGCAACATTTGCCTCTTTGACCGGAGATATTCCTCAATTCCGGTTCGATTCCGGCTTGCACCCCTTAGTCACGCGATCGCCGCCTTAATCTCCTGGAGGGTAAAAACAATGCCGTTGACCAAATCCGTTCCCATCGTGAGAATTCCGGACCCCGATGTAGGGAAACAACATATTCTCGCTGCGATCGATATGGGGACGAACTCCCTGCACATGGTCGTTGTCAAAATTGACCCAACCTTACCCGCTTTTACGATTATCACCCGGGAAAAAGAAACCGTGCGTCTGGGCGATCGCGACATCAAAACCGGCAACCTCAAACCGGAAGTCATGGCACGCACCCTCACAGCGATGCGCCGCTTCCAGCAACGCGCCGAGAGTCTGAATGCGGAACAAGTGGTGGCGGTTGCCACCTCTGCCATGCGTGAAGCCCCCAATGGGCGGGACTTTCTCAAAGAAATCGAAACCGAATTGGGACTGCGGGTCAGTTTAATTTCTGGACAGGAAGAGGCACGACGCATCTACCTCGGCGTCCTCTCGGGAATGGACTTTAATGAAGAACCGCATATCATTATTGATATTGGGGGCGGTTCCACAGAACTGATTTTAGGGGATGGTCAGGAACCCCGTTCCCTGAGTAGCACGAAAATTGGGGCCGTGCGTCTGACGAGCGAATTTATTACCACGGACCCCATTAGTAATAGCGAGTTTGACTTTTTGCAAGCCTACATTCGCGGGATGTTAGAGCGTCCAGTGGAGGAGTTGCAGGCGCGGTTGTACCTGGAGGAACAGCCTCGGTTGGTGGGGACCTCGGGAACCATTGAAACCCTCGCCGTGGCGATCGCCCGGGAAAAACAGGGCGTCGAACCCTCCCCCCTGACCGGATATCAATTGAAATTAAAAGACTTATCCGATTTTGTCCACCGCTTGCGAAAACTCTCCTACCATCAACGGTTAGACATTCCGGGGATGTCGGACAAGCGCGCCGAAATTATCCTCCCTGGGGCTTTGATTTTGCTCGAAGCGATGACCATGTTGAATATGGAGTCCCTCACCGTCTGCGAGCGATCGCTGCGGGAAGGGGTGATCGTCGATTGGATGCTCACCCACGGATTCATTGAGGACCGTCTGCGCTATCAGAGTTCCATCCGGCAACGCAGTACCCTGAAAATTGCCCAAAAATATCACGTCAATCTTGACTCTGCCGAACGAATTGCGGGATTTGTTCTCACCCTATTTGATCGCACCCAAGGGTTACTCCATGACTGGGGTTTAAATGAACGAGAATTACTCTGGTCAGCGGCAATTTTACATAACTGTGGCATTCATATCAGTCATTCCGCTCATCACAAACACTCCTACTATCTAATTCGCAATGGAGAATTGTTGGGATATACGGATACTGAGGTGGAAATCATCGCCAATCTGGCTCGCTATCATCGCCAGAGTGCACCGAAGAAAAAGCATGATAACTATCGGAATTTGCCGAGTAAGCAACAGCGCAAAATGGTCAGTCAATTGAGTGCGTTGTTACGCTTGGCTGTTGCTTTAGACCGCCGCCAAGTGGGGGCGATCGCTCAACTCGATTGCCGCTATTTCCCCAACACCCAACAACTGCATTTAATCCTCCATCCCAACGAACCCAATGACCCCTGCGTGTTAGAACTCTGGAGTCTCGACCAGAAAAAAGTCGTATTTGAAGCGGAATATGACATTCAACTAATCCCTAAACTAGAAGCGGTTCCGGTTCCCCTGCGCTAACCGTTTTCAGTCCTAATTTTGCTAACCCTTTCCTCCGGTGTCTGCAAACCATGAATCTTTCTTTTGTTTCCCGATATGTTCACAGCTTAAATCGTTACAAATGGATCGTTTTGGCGCTGATGACTGCCGGATTGGGCATCAGTGGCGTCATGGCCTTGCAGATAGAACCCGTTCCCAAATATATCGCCACGGGTTCTTTACGGGGGAATCAACCAACGGATTCTGTATCGGAAACCACCCGGCAAATTATTAATCAAGGGCAGCAATTTTCTCAGCCGGAAGAGTTGGTGAGGTTATTGTTGGCGGATAATGTGATTCAAGCGGTGGCGGATAATGTGAATCTGTCTCCGGTGGAAGTTCGCGATCGCCTGTTATTGAAACTCCCCAGTGCCGAAACCTCCGGGTCTCTCCGGGTGATGTATCGAGATAATAACTCCGAACGCGCCCTCCAAACTGCATCGGGACTGATGCAGGCAATGGTCCAGCAGAGTCAACTCATTAATACAGCGCGTCTCAATGGGGTGGTGGAACAGCTTAATCTTCGCCTCTCCCAAGCGCGTCAGGAACTCCAGTCCGCCCAACAAAATTTGGATGAGTATTATGGAGTCGATGAGGCTGCGCGATCGCAACTGCAACAAGAGGTGACCCTCAAACAAGAAAGACTGACTCAGATCCAAACTGCCGTGACGGAAGCGACAACGGCGCAAGGGGAAATGATCAGCAGTTTGAGGATTGCCGAATCCCCCCAAGTTGCCGAAACCAAAGCCAATAAATCGTTTATGCAAACGTTGGCCCTCGGGGCGATCGCCGGATTAGCCATCAGTGCTCTGGTGATTTTAGTCTTAGCATTAGTCACGAACCCACTCCATTACAAAGCCTTTCGCCGTCAGTTATTGGCGGCTTATCAAGGACGATGCCCGATTACCGGCTGTGATGTAGAAGCGGCCCTGGAAGTGGTTCGTCTCGACCCCCATCAGGTAACCCATTCGACAGATATCTGGAATGGGTTAATTTTACGGGCGGATATTCAACGCTTATTTGCCGCCAAGCAAATTGCGATCGAACCGGGAACGTTACAAGTCATGCTTTCTCCCGAATTAAGTAAAACTAACTATGGCAAATTAGCGGGTCGGCGGCTGTCTGTTCCAGAGGAGGAAGCGAATCAACCAAACCTAGATGCCCTAGACGCACATTATCGCCAATGTCCGTGGATCACCGACTTTACTCCAAAACCGCAAGAAACCGAAGATTTAAAATCAGTTTAAATCCTGGGGATTATTCTCTGTGATTCCACGGATAAAATCCAGATTTTGCGGATTCTTAACCCTTGAGTTTTGTCCAGTTCATGTCAACCCTTTTTATAAAGAAAAAGCCATAGACCGGCAAAACTTCATCAAAACTTCATACAATTTGGGAACTATTTAAAGATAAAATGGCTAAGGACTCCCTGGGCAGAGAAAAAGTTCAATCCTTTTTAAATCAGGGGGTGTAGAGGGGGATTGAATGCAAAAATAAAAGGGGGGAAATTCTAAAAACCTTCTGTCTTCATGTCTTTTGGAGTTGCAGACTAGGCTATTCTCAACCCCCTACAAAAACAATTTATTTTTTCTATCTTTCTTGTCCAGATAGAGCCTAAGGAATGCGTATTAGGGAATATCAGTTATCCTAAGCAATTCCTTTATGCGCCTCTCTACTATTCTTGTTCTCTCTACCCTCTTATTTGCCAATCTTGCTTCGAGTGCCAAGTCTTACCCAGTAGACCTTTTGGCTACCTACAGTGAGGGCTTCTTTTCTCATGCCTCGTTAGCACGCTTCACCTTACCCTCGGAAAGCAGCCAGATTAACCCCTGCGAGACCGAAGATAGCAAACCAGGTTGCAGCCGCCGGGACTTCCGCGCTTCTGGAGGAGAACAGTCCCCGACGGATACCATCCTACTGGCGCAAAAGCTCGTCAATTCTAACCAAGCTGAACCGAACTGTCCGATGATGAAAACTCATCGCCAAGTTGGACGCGGTAGTGGGCGATGCGAACCCTAAGTCACCAACAGACTTTTTCCTCACCGCCAACATTCCTATCCAATAGCCTTTTCCTTTTTGGTATAGCAATGTTTAATTCCTCCAATTAAAAGCCGGTAGTTACTTTGAGTGCTACTGGCTTTTGATTTGGGGGGATGGGTCATTTGTCATTTGTCCTTGGTCATTTGTCATTTGTCCTTGGTGGATGGGGGCTTTATTCTGGTCCCCGGAGGTTTTGATAGCGGTATAAGGCATAGGCATCAAATAAGACTCCGACTACGCTACAGGTGAGTCCAATAACGATGGCCCCTTGGAGGGGATGACCACTGCCAAAGGTCGATAAGAATTGTAACAATTGCTTAACAGTGGATTGACCGAGGTTGGTCAGTCCGGGAAGGTGGGCGATCGCCTCGGCAATGACGAATCCACCAGCCAAGGTTAGCGTCGGGACGGCAAAACTCAGTAAACTGGTTAATAATAGCGATCGCAGAACATGAGGAAAACTATTCATAAAATCAAAACGGGATACCGATAAACTCTCGAAATCGCCTGAATCTGAAACGCTTTGATTTATAAGATAGGCGCGATCGCAGCCCTCAAACAGTTCTGTCACAAATATTAAATTTTGATTAAAAAAGTTGTTTAAAATTTGTAAACAACTCCACCCTCACCTGTCGTCACCCCCCTCAACACTCCTTTGACTCAAACTAAGTCAACCTCCAACTTAAACCAGTGGTTCCAGCGGTTGCTGTCCGCCATCGTTCTCGGTGGACAGGTGATATTTCACCTCGTCTCTGGAAAAATCCACCGACGCAACACCATCGAACAGATGGCCCTCGTCGGACCCGATTCCCTCTTTATCGCCCTCCTCACCGCCAGCTTTGTCGGCATGGTGTTCACCATCCAAGTGGCACGGGAGTTTCTCAACTTTGGGGCCGGAAGCGCCGTGGGTGGGGTGCTGGCGATCGCCCTAGCGCGGGAACTCGCCCCGGTTTTGACCGCGATCGTTCTCGCCGGACGAGTCGGTTCCGCCTTTGCCGCAGAAATCGGCACGATGCAAGTCACCGAACAAATCGACGCCCTCTATATTCTCAAAACCGACCCCATCGATTACCTCGTCATTCCCCGAGTCCTCGCCTGCTGTCTCATGCTACCCGTGTTGACCTTCCTCTCCTTTGCCACGGGGATGCTGGGGGGAATGCTGATCGCCACCAATTTCTATCCCATTTCCCAAACCGTCTTTCTCGATTCCGTCCGCAGCTTAGTCCAAACCTGGGATTTAATCGCCGCCTCGATTAAAGCCTTGTGCTTTGGCGGGTTAATTGGCATCATTGGCTGTAGCTGGGGCTTGACCACCACCGGAGGGGCCAAAGGCGTAGGACAATCCACCACCACTGCCGTAGTCACCTCCCTACTCGCCATCTTCACCTCCAACTTTTTTCTCTCCTGGCTGATGTTTCGCGGTATGGGGAGTGGAGTCTTCTAACCGGATGC includes:
- a CDS encoding 4-hydroxybenzoate solanesyltransferase, encoding MVTSQPNPSEPTWQVVIRLLRWNKPAGRLILMIPALWAVFLAAEGTPPVLLVGVIILGSLATSAAGCVVNDLWDRDIDPQVERTRDRPLASRELSIKIGIVVAIVAFVCAGILALYLNPLSFGLSVAAVPVIIGYPLAKRVFPVPQLVLSIAWGFAVLISWSAAASHLETATWILWGATVLWTLGFDTVYAMSDREDDRRLGVNSSALFFGSRAAEAVALFFLATAGLLIWEGVRLNLTFPFWVAVAIAVLLWSWEYLQLRQEDIARTTYGQIFGQNVAIGFVLLVGMIAGILG
- a CDS encoding Ppx/GppA phosphatase family protein; protein product: MPLTKSVPIVRIPDPDVGKQHILAAIDMGTNSLHMVVVKIDPTLPAFTIITREKETVRLGDRDIKTGNLKPEVMARTLTAMRRFQQRAESLNAEQVVAVATSAMREAPNGRDFLKEIETELGLRVSLISGQEEARRIYLGVLSGMDFNEEPHIIIDIGGGSTELILGDGQEPRSLSSTKIGAVRLTSEFITTDPISNSEFDFLQAYIRGMLERPVEELQARLYLEEQPRLVGTSGTIETLAVAIAREKQGVEPSPLTGYQLKLKDLSDFVHRLRKLSYHQRLDIPGMSDKRAEIILPGALILLEAMTMLNMESLTVCERSLREGVIVDWMLTHGFIEDRLRYQSSIRQRSTLKIAQKYHVNLDSAERIAGFVLTLFDRTQGLLHDWGLNERELLWSAAILHNCGIHISHSAHHKHSYYLIRNGELLGYTDTEVEIIANLARYHRQSAPKKKHDNYRNLPSKQQRKMVSQLSALLRLAVALDRRQVGAIAQLDCRYFPNTQQLHLILHPNEPNDPCVLELWSLDQKKVVFEAEYDIQLIPKLEAVPVPLR
- a CDS encoding MlaE family lipid ABC transporter permease subunit, which gives rise to MTQTKSTSNLNQWFQRLLSAIVLGGQVIFHLVSGKIHRRNTIEQMALVGPDSLFIALLTASFVGMVFTIQVAREFLNFGAGSAVGGVLAIALARELAPVLTAIVLAGRVGSAFAAEIGTMQVTEQIDALYILKTDPIDYLVIPRVLACCLMLPVLTFLSFATGMLGGMLIATNFYPISQTVFLDSVRSLVQTWDLIAASIKALCFGGLIGIIGCSWGLTTTGGAKGVGQSTTTAVVTSLLAIFTSNFFLSWLMFRGMGSGVF